A stretch of the Salminus brasiliensis chromosome 19, fSalBra1.hap2, whole genome shotgun sequence genome encodes the following:
- the dlg3 gene encoding disks large homolog 3 isoform X6, whose translation MMNSSMSSGSGSLRTSEKRSLYVRALFDYDRTRDSCLPSQGLSFSYGDILHVINASDDEWWQARLVTPHGESEQIGVIPSKKRVEKKERARLKTVKFHARTGMIESNRPVKVKRKKSFNLSRKFPFYKSKENIVQELVESEQCLTSNTSDSESSSKGQEDTILSYEPVTRQEIHYTRPVIILGPMKDRVNDDLISEFPHKFGSCVPHTTRPRRENEMDGQDYHFVGSREQMEKDIQDNKFIEAGQFNENLYGTSILSVRAVAERGKHCILDVSGNAIKRLQQAQLYPISIFIKPKSIEALMEMNKRQTYEQANKVFDKAMKLEQEFGEYFTAIVQGDSLEEIYNKIKLIIEEQSGPYIWIPSSEKL comes from the exons GGCTCTATTTGACTATGACCGGACCAGGGACAGCTGCCTGCCCAGCCAAGGCCTGAGCTTCTCTTATGGTGACATCCTGCATGTCATCAACGCCTCTGATGACGAGTGGTGGCAGGCACGGCTGGTCACACCCCATGGAGAAAGCGAGCAGATAGGGGTCATTCCCAGCAAGAAAAG GGTGGAAAAGAAGGAGCGAGCCCGGTTAAAAACTGTCAAGTTCCATGCTAGGACAGGCATGATTGAGTCCAACAGG CCAGTCAAAGTAAAGCGCAAAAAAAGCTTCAACCTCTCACGCAAGTTCCCCTTTTACAAGAGCAAGGAGAATATTGTGCAGGAGTTGGTGGAGTCTGAAC AGTGCTTGACATCCAACACCAGTGACAGTGAGAGCAGCTCCA aagGACAAGAAGATACAATTTTATCCTATGAGCCAGTGACTCGACAGGAGA tCCACTACACAAGGCCTGTTATCATCTTGGGCCCAATGAAGGACCGGGTAAACGATGATTTGATTTCAGAGTTTCCTCACAAGTTCGGATCCTGTGTTCCAC ATACAACTCGTCCACGAAGAGAAAATGAAATGGACGGACAGGATTACCACTTTGTGGGCTCAAGAGAGCAGATGGAAAAAGACATTCAGGACAACAAGTTTATTGAAGCAGGCCAGTTCAATGAGAATCTATACGGGACCAGCATCCTTTCTGTCCGGGCAGTGGCTGAGCGG GGGAAGCATTGCATTTTGGATGTGTCTGGGAACGCCATAAAGCGACTCCAACAAGCACAACTCTATCCGATTTCCATTTTCATCAAGCCAAAATCCATTGAAGCCCTAAT GGAAATGAATAAGAGGCAGACATATGAGCAAGCCAATAAAGTGTTTGACAAGGCAATGAAGCTTGAACAGGAATTTGGGGAGTATTTCACag cCATAGTCCAGGGTGACTCACTAGAAGAGATCTACAATAAAATCAAACTGATCATCGAGGAGCAGTCAGGCCCTTACATCTGGATCCCGTCCTCAGAAAAACTCTGA